One region of Enterobacter ludwigii genomic DNA includes:
- a CDS encoding aldehyde dehydrogenase family protein, which produces MHTIEQIFINGEFVTPHGTERFDLYNPATAQVIGQVRLADEVDAGRAIAAAKAAFPAWSQTSKQERIAALKRMHAAVVARHDDLLEAVIEEYGAPASRSAWMASYPADVIAQAIEALEAFEFVTPAGAATVQMTPLGVAGLITPWNSDAGFICGKLAAALAAGCTAVIKPSEMSALQTQIVTEALRDAALPPGVFNIVTGRGETVGDTISRHPDVAKISFTGSTNTGKAILRNAAESFKRVTLELGGKSPTVLLDDVDLVQAIPLVIQAGFMNSGQACVAGTRILVPQSRKLEIETALAQAVAAVKSGDPRDSETDVGPMVSEKQWQRVQGYIRKGTEEGARLLAGGEGRPEGTQDGWFVHPTLFADVNNQMTIARDEIFGPVLCVIPYQDEAEAVAIANDTEYGLSAVVLGDDVVRARRVAQQIVSGRVLVNTLAHEPKAPFGGFKHSGVGREMGEWGIRAFMEPRSILG; this is translated from the coding sequence ATGCACACTATCGAACAGATCTTTATTAACGGCGAATTTGTTACCCCGCACGGCACCGAACGGTTTGATTTGTACAACCCGGCGACGGCGCAGGTCATAGGGCAGGTTCGCCTGGCGGATGAGGTTGACGCCGGGCGCGCCATCGCGGCGGCAAAAGCGGCATTTCCGGCATGGTCGCAAACCTCAAAGCAGGAGCGCATCGCAGCGCTGAAGCGTATGCACGCGGCTGTAGTGGCCCGTCATGACGATTTGCTGGAAGCCGTCATTGAAGAGTACGGCGCGCCGGCCTCGCGCTCGGCGTGGATGGCCAGCTATCCGGCAGATGTTATTGCTCAGGCGATAGAGGCGCTCGAGGCGTTTGAATTCGTCACCCCCGCAGGCGCAGCAACGGTGCAGATGACCCCGCTGGGTGTGGCCGGGCTGATTACGCCGTGGAACAGCGACGCGGGCTTTATCTGCGGCAAGCTGGCAGCCGCGTTGGCAGCGGGCTGTACGGCAGTTATCAAGCCGAGCGAAATGAGCGCCCTGCAAACCCAGATTGTCACCGAAGCGCTGCGTGATGCCGCGCTGCCGCCAGGCGTGTTTAATATCGTCACCGGGCGCGGCGAGACGGTGGGCGACACCATCAGCCGCCATCCGGACGTGGCAAAAATTTCGTTCACCGGTTCGACGAATACCGGTAAGGCTATCCTGCGCAACGCGGCGGAAAGCTTTAAGCGCGTGACCCTGGAGTTAGGCGGTAAATCGCCGACGGTCCTGCTGGATGATGTGGATCTGGTTCAGGCGATCCCGCTTGTGATTCAGGCCGGGTTTATGAACAGCGGGCAGGCGTGTGTGGCCGGAACGCGCATTCTGGTGCCGCAGTCGCGTAAGTTGGAGATCGAAACCGCGCTGGCGCAGGCAGTGGCGGCGGTGAAATCCGGTGACCCGCGCGATAGCGAAACGGATGTCGGCCCGATGGTCAGCGAAAAGCAGTGGCAGCGGGTGCAGGGCTATATCCGCAAGGGCACAGAAGAGGGAGCACGCCTGCTGGCAGGCGGTGAAGGGCGACCGGAAGGCACGCAGGACGGCTGGTTTGTGCACCCGACGCTGTTTGCGGACGTGAATAACCAGATGACGATTGCCCGCGACGAGATTTTTGGCCCGGTGCTGTGCGTGATCCCCTATCAGGACGAGGCGGAGGCTGTCGCCATTGCCAACGACACAGAGTATGGCCTGAGTGCGGTGGTGCTGGGCGATGATGTGGTACGTGCGCGTCGTGTGGCGCAGCAGATTGTCTCCGGTCGCGTGCTGGTAAACACGCTTGCTCATGAACCGAAAGCACCGTTCGGCGGGTTTAAGCACTCTGGCGTGGGGCGCGAGATGGGCGAGTGGGGGATTCGGGCGTTTATGGAGCCGAGGTCAATTCTGGGCTAA
- a CDS encoding cupin domain-containing protein gives MAYQLNLNWPEFLEKYWQKKPVVLKNAFPNFVDPITPDELAGLAMEPEVDSRLVSHFNGKWQASNGPFEHFDGLGETGWSLLAQAVNHWHMPAAELVRPFRVLPDWRLDDLMISFSVPGGGVGPHIDQYDVFIIQGMGSRRWRVGDKLPMRQFCPHPALLHVDPFEPIIDEDLAPGDILYIPPGFPHDGFTHETALNYSVGFRGPNGRDLISSFADYALENDLGGEHYSDPDLTCREHPGRVEQYELDRIRQMMIDMISKPDDFTKWFGSFVSTPRHELDIAAAEPPYSTEEVLDALQGGERLSRLSGLRVLNINGSFFINSELLETVDAKAADALCRYTELGHAELGDALKNPAFVDELTGLINQGYWYFDE, from the coding sequence ATGGCGTATCAACTGAACCTGAACTGGCCGGAATTTCTCGAAAAATACTGGCAGAAAAAACCCGTTGTGCTGAAAAATGCCTTCCCGAATTTTGTTGACCCGATTACCCCGGACGAGCTGGCTGGCCTGGCGATGGAGCCGGAAGTCGATAGCCGTCTGGTGAGTCATTTCAACGGTAAATGGCAGGCCAGCAATGGTCCGTTTGAGCACTTTGACGGTCTGGGTGAAACCGGCTGGTCGCTGCTGGCGCAGGCGGTGAACCACTGGCATATGCCTGCGGCGGAGCTGGTGCGTCCGTTCCGCGTATTGCCCGACTGGCGTCTGGACGACCTGATGATCTCCTTCTCTGTTCCGGGTGGTGGTGTAGGCCCGCATATCGATCAGTACGATGTATTTATCATTCAGGGGATGGGTAGCCGCCGCTGGCGCGTGGGGGACAAGCTGCCAATGCGTCAGTTCTGCCCGCATCCGGCGCTGCTGCATGTCGATCCATTTGAGCCGATCATCGACGAAGATCTGGCTCCGGGCGATATCCTCTATATTCCACCAGGATTCCCGCACGACGGCTTTACCCATGAAACCGCGCTGAACTACTCGGTCGGTTTCCGTGGGCCAAATGGCCGCGATCTGATCAGCAGTTTTGCCGATTACGCGCTGGAAAACGATCTGGGGGGAGAGCATTACAGCGATCCGGATCTTACCTGCCGCGAACACCCCGGCCGCGTGGAGCAGTATGAACTCGATCGTATTCGCCAGATGATGATCGATATGATCAGCAAACCTGACGATTTCACGAAGTGGTTCGGCAGCTTTGTTTCTACGCCGCGTCACGAGCTGGATATTGCTGCTGCGGAACCGCCGTACTCAACAGAAGAGGTGCTCGATGCGCTGCAGGGCGGCGAAAGGTTATCTCGCCTGAGCGGGCTGCGCGTGCTGAACATTAACGGCAGCTTCTTTATCAACAGTGAACTGCTGGAAACGGTAGATGCAAAGGCCGCAGATGCGCTGTGCCGCTACACCGAACTCGGTCATGCCGAGCTGGGCGATGCGCTGAAAAACCCGGCGTTTGTCGACGAGCTCACCGGGCTGATTAACCAGGGATACTGGTACTTCGACGAGTAG
- a CDS encoding cellulase family glycosylhydrolase, producing the protein MKEQWSREQAQAWYEQKGWLCGFNYLPSTAVNWTDIWQEETFDAETIERELGWAADAGYNTLRINLPFIVWEHDRDGLMARIDRFLTIADGHGFSTMLTLMDDCGFSGDEPYLGPQKSPVPGKHNSQAAASPGRDKVCDRDCWPQIERYIRDVVRQFREDGRVLLWDLYNEPGNRGIFATGTQEVQYDAKLETCAHELMKLAFQWVREEDPTQPLTVCAWRVPPEEEGETFFQHPLDQTALALSDVVSFHAYTNTGRMTAIIQQLQALGRPLFCTEWLARHVGSTIEEQLPLMYMAKVAPYQWGLVRGKTQTWLPWPVVMKESTDYCRLWFHDVFEENGIPFSRREIALMQKFRQIAPKAQG; encoded by the coding sequence ATGAAAGAGCAGTGGAGCAGGGAGCAGGCACAGGCGTGGTATGAACAAAAAGGCTGGCTGTGCGGGTTTAACTACCTGCCGTCGACGGCGGTGAACTGGACCGATATCTGGCAGGAGGAGACCTTCGATGCCGAAACTATCGAGCGCGAGCTGGGCTGGGCGGCGGACGCGGGTTACAACACCCTGCGCATCAACCTGCCGTTTATTGTCTGGGAGCACGACCGTGACGGGCTGATGGCGCGCATCGATCGGTTTTTGACGATTGCCGACGGTCACGGCTTCAGCACCATGCTGACCCTGATGGACGACTGCGGCTTCTCCGGCGACGAGCCGTATCTCGGCCCGCAAAAGTCGCCGGTGCCGGGCAAGCACAACAGCCAGGCAGCGGCGAGCCCGGGGCGCGACAAAGTGTGCGATCGCGACTGCTGGCCGCAGATTGAGCGCTATATCCGCGACGTTGTTCGCCAGTTTCGTGAAGACGGGCGCGTGCTGCTGTGGGATCTCTATAACGAGCCGGGCAACCGCGGTATTTTCGCGACGGGCACGCAGGAGGTGCAGTACGACGCGAAGCTGGAGACCTGCGCCCACGAGCTCATGAAGCTGGCGTTCCAGTGGGTGCGTGAAGAAGACCCAACCCAGCCGCTCACGGTCTGCGCGTGGCGAGTCCCGCCGGAAGAGGAGGGCGAGACGTTCTTCCAGCATCCGCTGGACCAGACCGCGCTGGCGCTCTCGGACGTGGTGAGCTTCCACGCCTACACCAACACCGGGCGGATGACGGCGATTATCCAGCAGCTACAGGCGCTCGGGCGCCCGCTGTTCTGCACCGAATGGCTGGCGCGCCACGTGGGCAGCACCATCGAAGAGCAACTTCCGCTGATGTACATGGCGAAAGTCGCACCGTATCAGTGGGGGCTGGTGCGCGGTAAAACCCAGACGTGGCTGCCGTGGCCGGTGGTGATGAAGGAGTCTACGGACTACTGTCGCCTCTGGTTCCACGACGTGTTCGAGGAAAACGGTATTCCGTTCTCGCGCCGTGAAATCGCGCTGATGCAGAAGTTTCGTCAGATCGCCCCGAAAGCACAGGGCTAA
- a CDS encoding LysR family transcriptional regulator, translating to MHRSGLTELEVVMAVVRRGSFRGAAQELGMSATAVSNAIAGLESRLDIRLFNRTTRSVALTDAGQRYVARIGPALQEIRLASEEIHSDTGEPAGTLRLNVPNNIGTLFLDQLLIDFMIRYPKMRVETVSEAKMIDIVAEGYDAGIRLEESVPQDMIAVPLTGEIRQLVTATPGYFAQHGIPETPEDLLQHQGIGMRMAHGGIYRWELARRGETYALAVPPRFATSDLFASIRAVKAGLGVGFLPELYIREELESGELVSVLNDWAQPFAGLRLYYPGHRHVPPGLRALVAMIRERGIIPG from the coding sequence ATGCATCGTTCAGGTCTGACAGAGCTGGAAGTGGTAATGGCCGTCGTGCGGCGCGGTAGCTTTCGCGGCGCGGCGCAGGAGCTGGGGATGTCCGCCACGGCGGTGAGCAATGCCATCGCCGGGCTGGAGAGTCGCCTTGATATCCGCCTTTTTAACCGCACCACCCGCAGCGTAGCGCTCACCGACGCCGGACAGCGCTACGTGGCACGTATTGGCCCAGCCCTGCAGGAGATCCGTCTCGCCAGCGAGGAGATCCACAGCGATACCGGGGAACCCGCCGGAACGCTGCGCCTGAACGTGCCAAACAATATCGGCACGCTATTCCTGGATCAGTTGCTGATCGACTTTATGATCCGCTACCCGAAAATGCGCGTGGAAACAGTAAGCGAAGCAAAGATGATCGACATCGTTGCTGAAGGCTATGACGCGGGGATCCGCCTTGAAGAGTCCGTGCCTCAGGACATGATCGCCGTGCCGCTGACCGGAGAGATCCGCCAGCTTGTCACCGCTACGCCGGGCTATTTCGCCCAGCACGGCATACCCGAGACGCCGGAAGATCTGCTGCAACACCAGGGGATCGGCATGCGTATGGCCCACGGCGGGATCTACCGTTGGGAGCTGGCGCGTCGGGGTGAAACGTACGCGCTTGCCGTGCCGCCGCGCTTTGCGACGTCCGATCTTTTTGCTTCGATCCGCGCCGTGAAAGCGGGATTAGGCGTGGGATTTTTGCCGGAACTGTATATTCGGGAAGAGCTAGAGAGTGGAGAACTAGTGAGCGTCCTGAACGACTGGGCGCAGCCGTTTGCCGGGCTGCGCCTGTATTACCCCGGCCACCGCCACGTCCCGCCAGGACTACGGGCGCTGGTGGCGATGATCCGCGAGCGCGGGATTATTCCAGGTTAG
- a CDS encoding DUF1127 domain-containing protein — translation MEFYENRSKRPFIAFVWIAKTLRNWYRIHRTRRILSQMSDEQLRDVGLSRYDV, via the coding sequence ATGGAATTCTATGAGAATCGTTCAAAACGTCCGTTTATTGCGTTTGTCTGGATCGCGAAAACGCTACGCAACTGGTACCGCATTCACCGTACCCGCCGCATTCTGAGTCAGATGAGCGACGAGCAGCTCAGGGATGTTGGGTTATCGCGATATGATGTGTGA
- a CDS encoding carboxymuconolactone decarboxylase family protein: MSTRVNHHKATPALANALSALSMEVAKTSIDPALKHLIDIRVSQLNGCTFCLDMHSKEAKIAGERELRLYHLAAWRESPLFSAREKAALAFTEALTQIGVHGVSDALYRSVAEHFSDVEISELNFAIVAINAWNRLGITSRMAPGSLDAAYGLNKANLE, from the coding sequence ATGAGCACTCGCGTTAACCACCATAAAGCCACCCCCGCCCTCGCCAACGCGCTGTCTGCCCTGAGCATGGAGGTGGCGAAAACCTCCATCGACCCGGCGCTGAAACACCTGATCGACATTCGCGTGTCGCAGCTGAACGGCTGTACCTTCTGCCTGGATATGCACTCGAAAGAGGCCAAAATTGCCGGCGAGCGCGAGCTGCGCCTGTATCATCTGGCGGCGTGGCGCGAGTCCCCGCTGTTCAGCGCTCGCGAAAAAGCCGCGCTGGCCTTCACCGAAGCGCTGACCCAGATTGGCGTGCATGGCGTGAGCGATGCGCTCTATCGCAGCGTGGCGGAGCACTTCTCGGACGTCGAGATTTCAGAGCTGAACTTCGCCATCGTGGCGATCAACGCCTGGAACCGCCTGGGGATCACCTCCCGCATGGCGCCGGGCTCACTGGACGCGGCTTACGGGCTGAATAAGGCTAACCTGGAATAA
- the fosA gene encoding FosA/FosA2 family fosfomycin resistance glutathione transferase has protein sequence MLQSLNHLTLAVSDLQKSVTFWHELLGLALHARWNTGAYLTCGDLWVCLSYDEARQYVPPQESDYTHYAFTVSEEDFEPLSQSLEQAGVTVWKQNKSEGASLYFLDPDGHKLELHVGSLAARLAACREKPYAGMVFTSDEA, from the coding sequence ATGCTGCAATCACTCAACCACCTGACCCTCGCGGTCAGCGACCTGCAAAAAAGCGTCACCTTCTGGCACGAGCTGCTGGGGCTTGCGCTGCACGCCCGCTGGAATACCGGGGCCTATCTCACCTGCGGTGACCTGTGGGTCTGCCTGTCGTACGACGAGGCGCGCCAGTACGTGCCGCCGCAGGAGAGCGACTATACCCACTACGCGTTTACCGTGTCGGAAGAGGATTTTGAACCGCTCTCGCAAAGCCTTGAGCAGGCGGGCGTCACCGTCTGGAAGCAGAACAAAAGCGAGGGGGCGTCGCTCTATTTTCTCGACCCGGACGGGCACAAGCTGGAGCTGCACGTGGGCAGCCTCGCCGCGCGGCTGGCGGCGTGTCGCGAGAAGCCATACGCGGGCATGGTCTTTACCTCAGACGAGGCTTGA
- a CDS encoding ATP-dependent Clp protease proteolytic subunit, which translates to MHYTLKESDKDKAEGANGAGALQQKLLESRSIVISGEINQELAQKVITQMILLQSVSNDPIKLYINSQGGHVEAGDTIHDFIKFIRPDVHVIGTGWVASAGITIFLAAKKEHRYSLPNTRFMIHQPLGGVRGQATDIEIEAREIIRMLDRVNKLIADATGQPLEKVKKDTDRNFWMSPAEALDYGIVGKLITHYDELKLD; encoded by the coding sequence ATGCACTACACACTGAAAGAAAGTGACAAGGATAAGGCCGAAGGGGCAAACGGCGCAGGCGCGCTGCAGCAAAAACTGCTGGAATCCCGTTCGATTGTCATCTCTGGTGAGATCAACCAGGAACTGGCGCAGAAAGTTATCACCCAGATGATCCTGCTGCAAAGCGTAAGTAACGATCCGATCAAACTGTACATCAACAGCCAGGGCGGCCACGTGGAAGCGGGTGATACCATCCACGATTTCATTAAATTTATCCGTCCGGACGTGCACGTCATTGGCACCGGCTGGGTCGCGAGCGCTGGGATCACCATCTTCCTGGCGGCGAAAAAAGAACACCGCTACTCGCTGCCAAATACCCGTTTCATGATCCACCAGCCGCTGGGCGGCGTACGTGGTCAGGCGACGGACATCGAAATCGAAGCGCGTGAGATCATCCGTATGCTGGATCGCGTGAACAAGCTGATTGCTGACGCCACCGGCCAGCCGCTGGAAAAAGTGAAAAAAGACACCGACCGTAACTTCTGGATGTCTCCGGCTGAAGCGCTGGATTACGGTATCGTGGGTAAACTGATTACTCATTATGACGAGCTGAAGCTCGATTAA
- a CDS encoding MFS transporter, whose protein sequence is MATIMKIPSRELWSYFGYGLGQCFSFGLVGSFINYFYTDVLGISALAASTIFLIARAWDAVHDPLFASIMDTINSRFGKFRHFLLLAPLLITGVTLLSFYKIEADMTTKILYAGVTYILWGTLYAISDIPFWSMSSVMTNDSAQRTRAVTAAMLGVNAGIACANIFFPKLAAFFAQHSNDKGYFMAALVMMLVGLPLMLNGFMQIKERVPPSPEKVTMRDTFHNLRQNKPLFIVLLSFFFCVFHNVAGGLYIYFFINNLGDGSLQMAIGVMGIVAAVLCLVAPMLTRRMQKRKLFMILCGLDVAVRVVMWFVGYQQVTMLFILLGLSTLFVMMTNILTSSMIADTIEYAEYHTNKRCAAITFSGQTFTGKMSVAVGGGLIGVFLTMIGYVPQAQIQSESVLSGLFFGICLLPAIGSLIRMGFMSRFTFTEEKHAEICRLLAERNASVKAPDGGCALPGLQNQPL, encoded by the coding sequence ATGGCAACGATAATGAAAATACCGTCTCGCGAGTTGTGGTCTTATTTTGGTTATGGTTTAGGTCAGTGTTTTAGCTTTGGTTTAGTGGGTTCGTTTATTAACTATTTTTACACCGACGTGCTGGGGATCTCGGCGCTGGCGGCGAGTACCATTTTCCTGATTGCCCGCGCGTGGGACGCGGTTCACGATCCGCTGTTTGCCAGCATTATGGACACCATTAACAGCCGGTTCGGCAAGTTTCGCCACTTTTTACTGCTTGCACCGCTGCTGATCACCGGCGTCACGCTGCTGTCGTTCTATAAAATCGAAGCGGACATGACCACCAAAATCCTCTACGCCGGGGTGACCTACATCCTGTGGGGGACGTTGTACGCCATCTCCGATATCCCGTTTTGGTCTATGTCGTCGGTGATGACCAACGACTCCGCCCAGCGCACCCGCGCGGTGACGGCGGCGATGCTGGGGGTAAACGCCGGGATTGCCTGCGCCAACATCTTCTTCCCGAAACTGGCGGCGTTTTTTGCCCAGCACAGCAACGATAAAGGCTACTTTATGGCGGCGCTGGTGATGATGCTGGTGGGGCTGCCGCTGATGCTCAACGGCTTTATGCAGATCAAAGAGCGCGTGCCGCCAAGCCCGGAAAAGGTGACGATGCGCGATACCTTCCACAACCTGCGCCAGAACAAGCCGCTGTTTATCGTCCTGCTGTCGTTCTTCTTCTGCGTGTTTCATAACGTGGCGGGCGGTCTGTATATCTACTTCTTTATCAACAACCTGGGCGACGGTAGCCTGCAAATGGCGATTGGCGTGATGGGGATTGTGGCGGCGGTGTTGTGCCTGGTCGCCCCGATGCTGACGCGCCGGATGCAGAAGCGGAAGCTGTTTATGATCCTCTGCGGGCTGGACGTGGCGGTGCGCGTGGTGATGTGGTTTGTCGGCTATCAGCAGGTGACGATGCTGTTCATTCTGCTCGGCCTGAGTACCCTGTTCGTGATGATGACCAACATCCTCACCTCGTCGATGATTGCCGACACCATCGAGTACGCGGAGTACCACACTAACAAGCGCTGTGCGGCGATCACCTTCTCCGGGCAGACCTTTACCGGCAAGATGTCGGTGGCGGTGGGCGGCGGGTTAATCGGCGTGTTCCTGACGATGATTGGCTACGTGCCGCAGGCGCAAATCCAGAGCGAGAGCGTGCTGTCTGGGCTGTTCTTCGGGATTTGCCTGCTGCCGGCGATAGGGTCGCTGATCCGAATGGGCTTTATGTCGCGCTTTACCTTTACCGAGGAGAAGCACGCGGAGATTTGTCGGCTGCTGGCAGAGCGCAACGCGTCTGTGAAAGCGCCGGATGGCGGCTGTGCCTTACCCGGACTACAAAACCAACCCTTGTAG
- a CDS encoding LacI family DNA-binding transcriptional regulator, translating into MKRKTKVTMNDIARAAGVSQATVSLVLNQSRNIKLSDDTRQRVINVATELGYDRLPAVHAPRNQEEIALLVSSMQSFDPFIDAISQAREAAWRNETLLTVYDYGDDIELALNIIRQLEKRNCIGIILASPVTTLVDMTAFQDCTRIPLVLLNQRDPGSPLLPSFIPDDYANAFQVTKHLIACGATRIAHITGESWMEASRQRLAGYQAALQQAGLACDDSLVRQTNWQFSESFTATTSLLELAERPDAIFCASDWLAIGCYQALAVNGVRIPQDMLLAGYDDQKISEQLTPPLTSIQLPYSELGRLAVEYLCNQEDAATHVTLAGRLKVRASSLV; encoded by the coding sequence ATGAAGCGAAAAACGAAAGTGACGATGAACGATATTGCGCGGGCGGCAGGAGTGTCGCAGGCGACGGTATCGCTGGTGCTTAACCAGTCCCGCAACATCAAGCTTAGCGACGACACCCGCCAGCGGGTCATTAATGTGGCCACCGAGCTCGGCTACGACCGCCTCCCCGCCGTTCACGCCCCGCGCAACCAGGAAGAGATCGCCCTGCTGGTCAGCTCCATGCAGAGCTTCGACCCGTTTATCGATGCCATCAGCCAGGCGCGGGAAGCGGCGTGGCGCAACGAGACCCTGCTCACCGTCTACGACTACGGCGACGACATCGAGCTGGCGCTGAACATCATCCGCCAGCTGGAGAAGCGCAACTGCATCGGGATTATTCTTGCTTCCCCGGTCACCACGCTGGTGGACATGACGGCGTTCCAGGACTGCACCCGCATCCCGCTGGTGCTGCTCAACCAGCGCGACCCCGGCTCGCCGCTGCTGCCGTCGTTTATCCCGGACGACTACGCCAACGCTTTCCAGGTGACGAAACATCTCATCGCCTGCGGGGCCACGCGCATCGCCCACATCACCGGGGAGAGCTGGATGGAAGCCTCCCGCCAGCGGCTGGCTGGCTACCAGGCGGCACTACAGCAGGCCGGATTAGCGTGCGACGACAGCCTGGTGCGCCAGACCAACTGGCAGTTCAGCGAGTCCTTTACCGCGACAACCTCGCTGCTGGAGCTGGCCGAGCGCCCGGACGCCATCTTCTGCGCCAGCGACTGGCTGGCGATTGGCTGCTATCAGGCGCTGGCGGTGAACGGCGTGCGCATTCCGCAGGACATGCTGCTGGCGGGCTACGACGACCAGAAGATCTCCGAGCAGCTCACCCCACCGCTGACCAGTATCCAGTTGCCCTACAGCGAGCTGGGACGGCTCGCGGTGGAGTACCTGTGCAATCAGGAAGATGCCGCCACGCACGTGACGCTGGCGGGCAGGCTGAAGGTGCGCGCCTCAAGCCTCGTCTGA
- a CDS encoding PLP-dependent aminotransferase family protein, translating to MKPGYHEIYTRYRDNITRGVLKPGDKVPAIRVLAEELKVARKTVETAYAILTGEGYLVSQGARGTRVNPDLLLPDKNAPAEQPTGTLPASLISQRERAGFLRPGIPALDSFPYKKWLLLAGQATRAMRQEEMLNPPVLGWYPLRQAIASYLNISRGLSCSAEQVLITSGYSGSLRLILDTLASRSDKVVFEDPGYFMGQQLLKRIVPRLHTVPVDRCGIDTEYLLRHHRDARFAIVTPSHQSPLAVTLSLPRKQQLLDWASQNEAWIIEDDYDGEFHYTRKVLPSLKSLDQHDRVIFMGTFSKTIMPSLRMGYVVMPASTVGAFTDCADITTSGQPVLTQKILTAFLNEGHFFRHLKKMRALYQTRRDWMIAALREVYGDLFFTEQNDGGMHIVAFLTKGSCDREIARCWQEQQLQVNALSEWYRGSGKRYGLVMGYNNVRTYQEAIELLERPKQQTLALLS from the coding sequence ATGAAGCCGGGCTATCACGAGATCTATACCCGCTATCGCGACAACATCACGCGCGGCGTGCTGAAGCCCGGCGACAAAGTGCCTGCTATACGGGTCCTGGCCGAAGAGCTGAAAGTGGCGCGCAAAACCGTCGAAACGGCCTATGCCATCCTGACGGGCGAAGGGTATCTGGTGAGCCAGGGTGCGCGCGGCACGCGGGTCAACCCGGATTTACTGTTACCGGATAAAAATGCCCCTGCGGAACAGCCCACCGGCACGCTTCCGGCATCGCTTATCAGCCAGCGCGAACGGGCCGGTTTTCTGCGACCCGGCATCCCCGCGCTCGACAGCTTCCCGTATAAAAAATGGCTGCTGCTGGCAGGCCAGGCAACGCGCGCCATGCGCCAGGAGGAGATGCTCAACCCGCCTGTCCTGGGCTGGTATCCACTGCGCCAGGCCATCGCCAGCTACCTCAACATCTCGCGCGGGCTCTCCTGCAGCGCCGAACAGGTGCTGATCACCAGCGGCTACAGCGGCAGCCTGCGCCTGATCCTCGACACCCTCGCCAGCCGCAGCGATAAGGTGGTGTTTGAAGATCCGGGCTACTTTATGGGCCAGCAGTTGCTCAAGCGGATTGTCCCGCGCCTGCACACGGTGCCGGTCGATCGCTGCGGCATCGACACGGAGTATCTACTTCGTCACCATCGCGATGCGCGTTTTGCCATTGTCACCCCGTCGCACCAGAGTCCGCTGGCGGTGACGCTCTCCCTGCCGCGTAAACAGCAGCTTCTCGACTGGGCCAGCCAGAACGAAGCGTGGATTATTGAAGACGATTACGACGGTGAATTTCATTACACCCGCAAGGTACTGCCTTCGCTGAAAAGCCTCGACCAGCACGACCGGGTGATCTTTATGGGTACCTTCAGTAAAACCATTATGCCGTCACTGCGCATGGGTTACGTGGTGATGCCCGCCAGCACCGTCGGGGCGTTTACCGACTGTGCTGACATCACCACCAGCGGCCAGCCGGTGCTGACGCAAAAGATCCTCACCGCGTTTCTCAACGAAGGCCATTTTTTCCGTCACCTGAAAAAGATGCGCGCGCTGTACCAGACCCGCCGCGACTGGATGATTGCAGCCCTGCGCGAGGTGTATGGCGATCTGTTTTTCACCGAGCAAAACGATGGCGGGATGCATATTGTGGCCTTTCTGACGAAAGGCAGTTGCGACAGAGAAATCGCCCGTTGCTGGCAGGAACAGCAGTTACAGGTGAATGCGCTCTCGGAGTGGTATCGCGGGTCGGGTAAACGTTATGGGCTGGTGATGGGTTATAACAATGTGCGAACGTATCAGGAGGCGATTGAGCTGCTGGAAAGGCCGAAACAGCAGACGCTTGCGCTGTTGAGCTGA